Proteins encoded by one window of Halobaculum halobium:
- a CDS encoding dodecin has protein sequence MVFKKITLVGRSTESFDAATDDAIDRAEETLDEVHWVEVTEFGVEVASVEGREYQAEVEVAFELQG, from the coding sequence ATGGTCTTCAAGAAGATCACGCTGGTCGGTCGGAGCACAGAGAGTTTTGACGCGGCGACGGACGACGCCATCGACCGCGCAGAGGAGACGCTCGACGAGGTGCACTGGGTCGAGGTGACCGAGTTCGGCGTCGAGGTCGCCTCCGTAGAGGGACGAGAGTACCAGGCGGAAGTCGAGGTCGCGTTCGAACTGCAGGGCTGA